In a genomic window of Pseudomonas putida:
- a CDS encoding DUF1778 domain-containing protein has product MSATTERLEKAKPVPINMRTDERKRNLIDLAAAMSGRDRTSFILEAACQKAEEVILDKRLFLLDDDAFDTFEQAIEANPIRGNECLHQLLERPKRWS; this is encoded by the coding sequence ATGTCCGCCACAACAGAGCGTCTTGAAAAGGCCAAACCCGTTCCAATCAACATGAGAACGGACGAAAGGAAACGCAACCTGATTGATCTGGCAGCTGCCATGTCTGGTCGAGATCGAACGAGTTTCATTCTGGAAGCAGCTTGTCAGAAAGCAGAAGAAGTCATTCTGGATAAGCGTTTGTTTCTTCTCGACGACGATGCCTTTGACACATTTGAACAGGCCATAGAAGCGAACCCGATCCGAGGTAACGAATGTCTTCACCAACTTCTCGAACGCCCAAAACGATGGAGTTGA
- a CDS encoding HlyD family secretion protein: MTQQIDIPASQTFEHPERIKKPLKEKLRPWLMFGVPALAAVIGYTKYVAGEPFVSTDNAYARVAKASINARISGQVVEIAVEDNQSVHKGQVLFRIDPKPLQIAIDRAQAQLNVARLRIDGLKASYRQQQAELQSAKESADFDQKEFARKKALVATEFVSRAIYERAETDLKISRQHINSIEQQIASTVVALNGNPNIDVDTHPTVREAKAQLDEAQLYLSYATVYAPADGIVAKVDDLQVGNYLNNGAAAFALISDHEIWVEANFRETQVTHMRPGQEATISIDTYPDRVFKAHVTSMSPGAGSDFSLLPPENATGNWVKVVQRVPVRLELDDVDPALPLFSGTSATVKVDTGHRSPWWSPLKSLLTAGN; the protein is encoded by the coding sequence ATGACCCAGCAAATCGACATCCCCGCTTCGCAGACCTTCGAGCACCCTGAGCGAATCAAGAAGCCGCTCAAGGAAAAACTGCGCCCATGGCTGATGTTCGGCGTGCCTGCCCTGGCAGCCGTCATCGGCTACACCAAGTACGTGGCCGGCGAGCCCTTTGTCAGCACCGACAACGCCTACGCCCGGGTGGCCAAGGCGTCGATCAACGCGCGGATTTCCGGACAAGTGGTGGAAATCGCGGTCGAGGACAACCAGTCGGTGCACAAGGGTCAGGTGCTGTTCCGCATCGACCCCAAGCCCCTGCAAATCGCCATCGACCGGGCCCAGGCCCAGCTCAATGTCGCGCGGTTGCGCATCGACGGGCTCAAGGCCAGCTATCGCCAGCAGCAGGCTGAATTGCAATCGGCCAAAGAGTCCGCCGACTTCGATCAAAAGGAATTCGCCCGCAAGAAAGCCCTGGTCGCCACCGAGTTCGTGTCCCGGGCCATCTACGAGCGCGCGGAAACCGATCTGAAGATTTCCCGACAGCACATCAATTCGATCGAACAACAGATCGCCAGCACCGTGGTCGCCCTGAACGGCAATCCGAACATCGACGTCGACACTCACCCGACGGTGCGCGAGGCCAAGGCACAGCTCGACGAAGCACAGCTGTACCTGTCGTACGCCACGGTTTATGCGCCGGCCGACGGCATCGTCGCCAAGGTCGATGACCTGCAGGTGGGCAACTACCTCAATAACGGCGCGGCCGCCTTTGCGCTGATCTCCGATCACGAGATCTGGGTCGAAGCCAACTTCCGCGAAACCCAGGTCACGCACATGCGCCCCGGGCAGGAAGCGACCATCAGCATCGACACCTACCCCGATCGCGTGTTCAAGGCCCACGTCACCAGCATGAGCCCGGGCGCCGGTTCCGACTTCTCGCTGTTGCCGCCGGAAAACGCCACCGGCAACTGGGTCAAGGTGGTGCAGCGGGTTCCGGTACGCCTGGAACTGGATGACGTGGACCCTGCCCTGCCCCTGTTCTCGGGCACCAGCGCCACGGTGAAAGTCGATACCGGCCACCGCTCGCCGTGGTGGAGCCCGCTCAAATCGCTGTTGACCGCAGGTAACTAG
- a CDS encoding cytochrome C has protein sequence MRHLLILGLACLMITPQVYARAIPNPNQHHAPGNESPQTPISQANYSVGVNYQLQCAGCHLGDGTGSAANDTPRMKDFVGNFLKVPGGREFLVRVPGMSQSALNNAQLADLLNWLMREDGMAGKSMPEHYQPYTAEEVTELRAKTMLNLPGTRGELIKAMRAQGIAIEDGMNY, from the coding sequence ATGCGTCATTTGCTAATCCTCGGCCTGGCCTGCCTGATGATCACCCCGCAGGTATATGCCCGAGCCATCCCCAATCCAAACCAGCACCACGCACCGGGCAACGAATCGCCGCAAACACCGATCTCCCAGGCCAATTACAGCGTGGGGGTGAATTACCAGCTGCAATGCGCCGGTTGCCATCTGGGTGACGGCACAGGTTCCGCCGCCAACGACACACCGCGGATGAAGGATTTTGTCGGCAACTTCCTCAAAGTCCCCGGTGGCCGCGAATTCCTCGTGCGCGTACCGGGCATGTCGCAGTCGGCGCTGAATAACGCGCAACTGGCGGACCTGCTCAATTGGCTGATGCGCGAAGACGGCATGGCCGGCAAGAGCATGCCTGAACACTACCAGCCGTACACCGCCGAGGAAGTCACCGAGCTGCGCGCCAAGACCATGCTCAACCTGCCGGGCACTCGCGGCGAGCTGATCAAGGCCATGCGTGCCCAGGGCATCGCCATCGAAGACGGGATGAATTACTGA
- a CDS encoding TetR/AcrR family transcriptional regulator, protein MAQNKVTEGKGRGRPRAYDPETALQQALGVFWNTGYSGASLDSIAQAAGMNRPSLYAAFGDKHALYIKALEQYWDFAAANMQAALAADDLTLREALTRFYEGQLSIYYSGEGQARGCFAIGTAATEAVEDAEIREVLSDRLSRLDADMEARLRKAVESGELKDDVDVGALAVLASSLLHSISIRARAGKPREELSELARNAVNVICGG, encoded by the coding sequence ATGGCACAAAATAAAGTGACAGAAGGCAAAGGTCGCGGCCGGCCCCGCGCCTACGACCCCGAGACAGCTCTGCAGCAAGCGCTCGGCGTGTTCTGGAACACCGGCTATTCCGGCGCTTCCCTGGACAGCATCGCCCAGGCGGCCGGCATGAACCGGCCCAGCCTCTATGCCGCGTTCGGCGACAAGCACGCGCTGTACATCAAGGCGCTCGAGCAGTACTGGGATTTCGCCGCCGCCAACATGCAGGCCGCGCTGGCCGCCGACGACCTGACCCTGCGCGAGGCGCTGACCCGCTTCTATGAAGGGCAGCTGTCGATTTACTACTCCGGCGAAGGCCAGGCCCGAGGCTGCTTCGCCATCGGCACGGCGGCCACCGAGGCGGTCGAGGACGCGGAAATTCGCGAGGTCCTGTCCGATCGCCTCAGCCGGCTGGACGCCGATATGGAAGCGCGCCTGCGCAAGGCCGTGGAATCAGGCGAATTGAAAGACGATGTCGACGTCGGTGCACTGGCGGTGCTCGCCTCATCGTTGCTGCACAGCATTTCGATCCGGGCACGGGCTGGCAAACCCCGGGAGGAGTTGAGTGAACTGGCGCGCAATGCGGTCAACGTGATCTGTGGCGGGTGA
- the mug gene encoding G/U mismatch-specific DNA glycosylase translates to MNEGLEDILAQGLAVVFCGINPGLLAATQGHHFAGRGNRFWRTLHLAGFTPEQVRPENDRSILQYQCGLTAVVERPTARADQLSKEEFIAAAADFERKIAGYAPRCVAFLGKAAYSALSGQREVAWGLQPKTFGNAAVWVLPNPSGRNLAFSQAQLVDAYRSLRQAMIGNDQ, encoded by the coding sequence GTGAATGAAGGACTGGAAGACATCCTCGCCCAGGGACTGGCGGTGGTGTTCTGCGGTATCAACCCCGGCCTGCTCGCCGCCACGCAAGGGCATCATTTCGCCGGGCGCGGCAATCGCTTCTGGCGCACCTTGCACCTGGCCGGGTTTACGCCCGAGCAAGTGCGACCGGAGAACGATCGATCGATCCTTCAATACCAATGCGGCCTGACCGCCGTGGTCGAGCGACCGACGGCGCGGGCCGATCAATTGTCGAAAGAGGAATTCATCGCCGCCGCAGCGGACTTTGAAAGGAAGATCGCCGGTTATGCGCCGCGCTGTGTGGCGTTTCTCGGCAAGGCGGCGTATTCGGCGCTGTCGGGGCAGCGGGAGGTGGCGTGGGGGCTTCAACCGAAGACATTCGGCAATGCCGCCGTGTGGGTGTTGCCCAACCCGAGCGGGCGAAACCTGGCATTCAGCCAGGCTCAACTGGTGGATGCCTATCGCTCACTCAGGCAGGCGATGATCGGCAACGATCAGTAA
- a CDS encoding methylamine dehydrogenase light chain, with product MKLLDLLFERSSRRVADTTSRRKLLARMGSLIVAGAALPVLLPLDRTSKALAASDPKAGDPGDPNSCDYWRYCSIDGFLCSCCGGSVTSCPPGTEASQVTWIGTCRNPADGKDYIISYNDCCGKQSCAQCACTRNDSEEPAYRPFNNNDVNWCLAAKSHIYHCTVSIIRGVAV from the coding sequence ATGAAACTGCTGGATCTGTTGTTCGAGCGCTCCTCGCGCCGTGTTGCCGACACCACTTCGCGCCGCAAACTGCTGGCACGCATGGGCTCGCTGATCGTTGCCGGTGCCGCCCTGCCCGTGCTGCTGCCGCTGGACCGTACCAGCAAGGCGCTGGCCGCCTCTGATCCGAAAGCCGGCGACCCCGGTGATCCGAACAGCTGCGACTACTGGCGCTACTGCTCCATCGACGGCTTTCTGTGCAGCTGCTGCGGTGGTTCGGTGACCTCTTGCCCACCGGGCACCGAGGCCTCGCAAGTGACCTGGATCGGCACCTGCCGCAACCCGGCCGACGGCAAGGACTACATCATTTCGTACAACGACTGCTGCGGTAAGCAGAGCTGCGCCCAGTGCGCCTGCACCCGTAACGACAGTGAAGAACCGGCCTACCGCCCGTTCAACAACAACGACGTGAACTGGTGCCTGGCTGCCAAGTCGCACATCTACCACTGCACCGTATCGATCATTCGCGGCGTAGCGGTTTAA
- a CDS encoding amine dehydrogenase large subunit: MRTNRISVQSALGLSLLVLGLNSARADLPADTIGQTTLAFPPEAHRAFVVDVEFDSFVAGRVTVVDPDQKRVLGMVPTGFAAPSALSHDKKTIYAADIWYSRGTRGTRTDVLTAWDSSTLSPAWEVLIPNKRAESLTQRYGLKTSGDDRFVYVYNFTPSTSVTVVDTQSKAVSSEIAIPGCVLNYPIGKRKFASLCGDGSLQVVTINDEGKETARNRTPFFDPNAEKLVERAVNVGDTYYFTTTTGTVRAVDFSADTPKILPSWSLVTDEEKKAGWAPGGWQLMAVAPKLNRLYVLMHDAHEAMKWEDPSTFIWAYDLKTGKKVATLEAPAPIWSMQATGDDKPLLLGADVEGGLQIFDLKTNQHTGAMAKVAKTATQVMSY, encoded by the coding sequence ATGCGAACAAACAGGATCTCCGTACAGTCAGCGCTAGGCCTGAGCCTGCTTGTACTCGGTTTGAACAGTGCCCGTGCGGATCTGCCCGCCGACACCATCGGTCAGACCACCTTGGCATTCCCGCCCGAAGCGCACCGCGCGTTCGTCGTGGATGTCGAGTTCGACAGCTTCGTCGCCGGCCGTGTCACCGTGGTCGACCCTGACCAGAAACGCGTGCTGGGCATGGTGCCGACCGGCTTTGCCGCGCCTTCGGCCCTGAGCCATGACAAAAAGACCATCTACGCCGCCGACATCTGGTACTCCCGCGGTACCCGTGGCACCCGTACCGATGTGCTGACCGCCTGGGATTCCTCGACCCTGTCGCCGGCCTGGGAAGTATTGATCCCGAACAAGCGCGCCGAGTCGCTGACCCAGCGCTACGGCCTGAAGACCAGCGGCGATGACCGTTTCGTCTACGTCTACAACTTCACCCCGTCCACTTCGGTGACCGTGGTCGACACCCAGAGCAAAGCCGTTTCCTCGGAAATCGCGATTCCTGGCTGCGTGCTGAACTACCCGATCGGCAAGCGCAAGTTCGCCTCGCTGTGCGGTGACGGCAGCCTGCAAGTGGTCACGATCAACGACGAAGGCAAGGAAACCGCGCGCAACCGCACGCCGTTCTTCGACCCGAACGCCGAGAAACTGGTAGAGCGCGCGGTCAACGTCGGCGACACCTACTACTTCACCACCACCACCGGCACCGTACGCGCCGTGGACTTCAGCGCCGATACGCCGAAGATCCTGCCGAGCTGGTCGCTGGTGACCGACGAAGAGAAGAAAGCCGGTTGGGCGCCAGGTGGCTGGCAGTTGATGGCCGTTGCGCCGAAGCTGAACCGCCTGTACGTGCTGATGCACGACGCTCACGAAGCCATGAAGTGGGAAGACCCGAGCACCTTCATCTGGGCCTACGACCTGAAGACCGGCAAGAAAGTCGCCACCCTGGAAGCCCCGGCTCCGATCTGGAGCATGCAGGCTACCGGTGACGACAAACCGTTGCTGCTGGGTGCCGACGTCGAAGGCGGCTTGCAGATCTTCGATCTCAAGACCAACCAGCACACTGGCGCCATGGCCAAGGTCGCAAAAACCGCGACTCAAGTCATGAGCTACTAA
- a CDS encoding MauE/DoxX family redox-associated membrane protein — MHSDPIFIIASAIAIAVLLASAATHKVRAPARFRKQLGDYQLLPQGLVRPVARLIPLLELAIAFALLVPVSRHWAALSAAGLLALYGAAIGINLWRGRRDIDCGCAGPDQAQPLRPVLLLRNSTLVAVALVASLAPLARDMTVFDAFVTLASAAVALLIYAAADGLAANSPLLLKLIGR, encoded by the coding sequence ATGCACTCAGATCCGATCTTCATCATTGCCAGCGCCATCGCCATCGCGGTGCTGCTGGCCAGCGCCGCGACCCACAAGGTGCGGGCGCCGGCGCGCTTTCGCAAACAGCTTGGCGACTATCAGTTGCTGCCCCAAGGGTTGGTGCGTCCGGTCGCCCGGCTGATTCCGCTGCTGGAACTGGCTATCGCCTTCGCCCTCCTGGTGCCGGTCAGCCGGCACTGGGCAGCGTTGAGCGCGGCCGGCCTGTTGGCGCTGTATGGCGCCGCCATCGGCATCAACCTGTGGCGCGGTCGTCGCGACATCGATTGCGGTTGTGCAGGCCCTGACCAGGCGCAACCGCTGCGTCCGGTCCTGCTGCTGCGCAACAGCACGCTGGTGGCAGTGGCGCTGGTGGCCAGCCTGGCACCGCTCGCCCGCGACATGACCGTGTTCGATGCCTTCGTGACCCTGGCTTCCGCCGCCGTCGCGCTGCTCATCTACGCCGCGGCCGATGGCCTGGCGGCGAACTCCCCTCTTCTGCTCAAATTGATTGGTAGGTAA
- a CDS encoding DHA2 family efflux MFS transporter permease subunit produces MNAKTGTSGTGAAGSLRFAVLLATWMQSANLPLPNAVLRLIQGSLSMTDDQAGWIFTAYLAASAITLPIAQWLAGRFGLKRVYQAALVLFMVGLLLATVSTTPLEFIGARIIQGLAAGVLGPLSMGIALETLAPEKRMKYGATLTAVVLLGIATGPALGGWIAEHFDWRPIFYISLPLSAWIFMVITLLLAEKKADKAPPYDFFGFGTFTLAMISLQMLLDRGERMDWFDSPEIWIETIACALGSYWFFVHVLTRKVHFFNKSLLRDRNFVLSTLIFFAIGFVLLSTMALTSPMLDEILGYPPDTTGALTLPRGAGMVGAFLLTVRLPERFDRRLFVAIGVALVIYANWLMLGYSPLMDWPPVAIAGALQGIGIGMSMASLAKVAFSTLPPPMRPEATGLYNLLRAYASTFGVAIVQIYFFNNTQAMHQALGANITPYHGVGHGASLGLPSLEGLNHLITHQAAFIAVIDQFKILLVVMLVVSPLVVFLRKPVPTN; encoded by the coding sequence ATGAACGCCAAAACCGGGACTTCAGGCACAGGTGCCGCAGGCTCGCTCAGGTTCGCCGTGCTGTTGGCGACCTGGATGCAGTCGGCGAACCTGCCGCTGCCGAACGCCGTGCTCCGGCTGATTCAGGGCTCGCTGTCGATGACCGACGACCAGGCTGGCTGGATCTTCACCGCCTATCTGGCGGCCAGCGCGATCACCCTGCCGATTGCCCAGTGGCTCGCCGGTCGCTTCGGTTTGAAGCGGGTTTATCAGGCCGCGCTGGTCCTCTTCATGGTGGGTCTGCTGCTGGCTACGGTGTCGACGACCCCGCTGGAGTTCATCGGTGCCCGGATCATCCAGGGCCTGGCCGCCGGTGTGCTAGGGCCACTGTCGATGGGGATTGCCCTGGAGACGCTGGCACCGGAGAAGCGCATGAAATATGGCGCAACCCTGACCGCAGTGGTGCTGCTGGGCATCGCCACCGGACCGGCCCTCGGCGGCTGGATTGCCGAGCATTTCGACTGGCGGCCGATCTTCTATATCAGTCTGCCGTTGTCGGCCTGGATCTTCATGGTGATCACGCTGCTGCTGGCCGAGAAGAAAGCCGACAAGGCGCCGCCTTACGACTTCTTCGGCTTCGGCACGTTCACCCTGGCGATGATCAGCCTGCAAATGCTGCTCGACCGTGGTGAACGCATGGATTGGTTCGACTCGCCGGAAATCTGGATCGAGACCATTGCCTGCGCGCTGGGGTCGTACTGGTTCTTCGTGCACGTGCTGACCCGCAAGGTGCACTTCTTCAATAAGAGCCTGCTGCGCGACCGCAACTTCGTGCTGTCGACGCTGATCTTTTTCGCCATCGGTTTCGTGCTGCTGTCGACCATGGCCCTGACCTCGCCGATGCTCGATGAAATCCTCGGCTACCCGCCTGACACCACGGGCGCTCTGACCCTGCCGCGCGGTGCGGGCATGGTCGGCGCGTTCCTGCTGACGGTGCGTCTGCCGGAGCGTTTCGACCGTCGGTTGTTCGTGGCCATCGGCGTAGCGCTGGTGATCTACGCCAACTGGCTGATGCTCGGTTACTCGCCGCTGATGGACTGGCCACCAGTCGCGATTGCCGGCGCCCTGCAAGGGATCGGCATCGGCATGTCGATGGCGTCGCTGGCCAAGGTGGCGTTCAGCACGCTGCCGCCGCCGATGCGCCCGGAAGCCACCGGTCTCTACAACCTGCTGCGTGCGTATGCCAGCACCTTCGGCGTGGCGATTGTGCAGATCTACTTCTTCAACAACACCCAGGCGATGCACCAGGCGCTGGGCGCCAATATCACGCCCTATCACGGCGTGGGCCATGGCGCGTCGCTGGGGTTGCCGTCGCTGGAAGGGCTGAACCACTTGATTACCCACCAGGCCGCGTTCATCGCCGTGATCGACCAGTTCAAGATTTTGCTGGTGGTGATGCTCGTGGTGAGCCCGCTGGTGGTCTTCCTTCGCAAACCCGTTCCGACCAACTAG
- a CDS encoding PAS domain-containing sensor histidine kinase, giving the protein MYLPEQNDFFTLIEAMPLCIILHDAHSKEILWANAAALSALGFTLEELTPLKAPDMTRDAPKYRRSVGLRWLEGAAREGQRAIEWCYRSKQGVEILSEAVATLVHLQGRDVLMVQFRDISKEDKVKRDLKRFESRLKAFMQDLAEGVAVLGPQGEIRFISDSGAHLLNSDVNKLIGKNFLGWCDEASHQRLLAQLSAETPEHLPFSVHYKVQRRDGEWRWHDATCRFIEIEDDLVGHLLLFRDVTEQVEAEEARRVSEQKLEYLARYNAMGEMAVAIAHELSQPLAATRNFIEGTLIRLGNAGGSDEGVVWGLQSAVRQIEHASVIIKSVRDYVVKLEQSEELIDLNELLRETRYFISLRADPSLVKVEVITAPAPLMVSCEKVLIGQVILNLAFNAIEEMADLPMERRVLRIQASADDGVALVRIEDRGRGIQAQAQEKLFDGFFSSKVSGNGIGLALCKNIIGRHRGDIWAQNLEPSGAVFTFSLPLANPA; this is encoded by the coding sequence ATGTACTTGCCTGAACAGAACGACTTTTTCACGCTGATCGAAGCCATGCCGCTGTGCATCATTCTTCACGATGCCCACAGCAAGGAGATTCTCTGGGCCAACGCCGCAGCCCTGTCGGCGCTGGGTTTTACCCTCGAAGAATTGACCCCGCTCAAGGCCCCGGACATGACCCGCGATGCGCCCAAGTACCGGCGTTCAGTGGGCTTGCGCTGGCTGGAGGGCGCCGCGCGCGAGGGCCAGCGCGCCATCGAGTGGTGCTATCGCTCCAAGCAAGGGGTGGAGATTCTGTCCGAGGCGGTGGCGACGCTGGTGCACCTGCAAGGTCGCGATGTGTTGATGGTGCAATTCCGCGACATCTCCAAAGAGGACAAGGTCAAGCGCGACCTCAAGCGCTTCGAAAGCCGGCTCAAGGCGTTCATGCAGGATTTGGCAGAAGGCGTGGCGGTACTGGGGCCGCAGGGTGAAATTCGCTTTATCAGCGACTCCGGCGCCCACCTGCTCAACAGCGATGTGAACAAGCTGATCGGCAAGAATTTTCTCGGCTGGTGCGACGAGGCTTCACACCAGCGCCTGCTTGCGCAACTGTCCGCCGAGACGCCCGAGCACTTGCCGTTCAGCGTGCACTACAAGGTGCAGCGGCGTGACGGCGAGTGGCGCTGGCACGACGCGACCTGCCGTTTTATCGAAATCGAGGACGATCTGGTGGGGCATCTGCTGCTGTTCCGCGATGTCACCGAACAGGTAGAGGCCGAAGAGGCGCGGCGGGTCAGTGAACAGAAACTCGAATACCTGGCGCGCTACAACGCCATGGGCGAAATGGCCGTGGCGATTGCCCACGAGTTGAGTCAGCCGCTGGCCGCCACGCGCAATTTCATCGAAGGCACGCTGATTCGCCTGGGTAACGCGGGCGGTAGCGACGAGGGTGTCGTCTGGGGCCTGCAGAGCGCGGTGCGGCAGATCGAGCATGCCTCGGTGATCATCAAGAGCGTGCGCGACTACGTGGTCAAGCTGGAGCAGAGCGAAGAGCTGATCGACCTCAACGAGCTGCTGCGCGAGACCCGTTACTTCATCAGCCTGCGGGCCGATCCGAGCCTGGTGAAGGTGGAAGTCATCACCGCCCCCGCGCCGCTAATGGTCAGTTGCGAGAAGGTGCTGATCGGTCAGGTGATCCTCAACCTGGCCTTCAACGCCATCGAAGAAATGGCCGACCTGCCCATGGAACGCCGCGTGCTGCGCATCCAGGCCAGTGCTGACGATGGCGTGGCGCTGGTGCGCATCGAAGACCGTGGACGCGGGATTCAGGCGCAGGCCCAGGAAAAGCTGTTCGACGGGTTCTTCTCTTCCAAGGTCAGCGGCAACGGCATTGGCCTGGCATTGTGCAAAAACATCATCGGCCGCCATCGCGGGGATATCTGGGCGCAGAACCTGGAGCCGAGCGGCGCTGTGTTCACCTTCTCCCTTCCCCTCGCCAATCCCGCCTGA
- the mauD gene encoding methylamine dehydrogenase accessory protein MauD: protein MEGLIVSNVLLWVLLVAVAFVVMGLVRQIGVLHGRLAPAGALMMDKGVAVNEAAPQVTAADRHGRPVNFGYAGEKSQLLFFLSPTCPICKSLLPAIKSIAKEQAGNLDVVFVSDGDMDAQQALIREHKLEDATYVVGPEVGMTYQIGKLPYAALIDKTGTLRAKGLVNSREHLDSLFEVEHLKHATLQQYLNAQPQEHNPHNHDHSHGHSH from the coding sequence ATGGAAGGCTTGATAGTTTCCAATGTTCTGCTCTGGGTACTGCTGGTGGCCGTGGCGTTCGTCGTCATGGGCCTGGTGCGCCAGATTGGTGTTCTGCACGGTCGCCTGGCTCCGGCCGGCGCACTGATGATGGACAAGGGCGTGGCCGTCAACGAAGCCGCACCGCAAGTGACCGCTGCCGACCGTCATGGTCGCCCGGTGAACTTCGGCTATGCCGGTGAAAAATCGCAACTGCTGTTCTTCCTCTCGCCGACCTGCCCGATCTGCAAATCGCTGCTGCCAGCGATCAAATCCATCGCCAAGGAACAAGCCGGCAACCTGGACGTGGTGTTCGTCAGCGATGGCGACATGGATGCCCAGCAAGCGCTGATCCGCGAGCACAAACTGGAAGACGCCACCTACGTGGTCGGTCCGGAAGTGGGCATGACCTACCAGATCGGCAAGCTGCCTTACGCCGCCCTGATCGACAAGACCGGCACCCTGCGCGCCAAGGGCCTGGTGAACTCCCGCGAGCACCTGGACAGCCTGTTCGAAGTCGAGCACTTGAAGCACGCCACTCTGCAGCAGTACCTCAATGCTCAGCCTCAAGAGCACAACCCTCACAATCATGACCACAGCCACGGCCATAGCCACTGA